Part of the Tenacibaculum sp. SZ-18 genome, GATATGCTCCTCTAGCAGAATTGTTTCCCACAATGAGTTGGGCATTATTAACAAAGGTAGAATATATATCATTATTTTACTCTGGAACAGCGGTTAGCCTTTTTTTTAATACTATTTTTAAAGACTACACGCATGAGTTGTATTATAAGATATTAATAGTTGGGTTTTATACTTTAAGTTTTCTAGTAATTGTGTTACCTGCTCCACATTTTACAAAGTTTGTTTTACCCTTTTTAATTTATATGCTGTTGAATATTCTTTACGCATTTTATATAACTATCAAATCTATTAAAGAAAAAAAGCACGACTCAATTTTATTAATTTCGGGGGTTCTTCTTGGTTTAATAGTTTTCTTTTTACACATATTTATCTTTATTGGGAAGTTGGAAAATCTTATCATTTACGTGAATTTCGGTTATGTTTTAGTTTTTTTAATGCTTTCGATGCTTTTAATGTTTCGATTTTCAAGATCTTTTGTTCAATTAGAATTATCAAGAGAACTCGCAATAAATCAAAGAATAGAAATTTCACGTAAGTCCAATGAATTAACGAATGTCAATAAGGAACTAAAAGAAAACTTAATACAACTGGAAAATTACAACGCCGAGCTCGATAGTTTTAATCATATTGTATCTCATGATTTAAAAGCGCCATTAGTTGCTATGCACAGTCTTATCACTTTTATTGAAGAAGATTTAGATTTGGAATTAGATAAAAATGCAAAGAAACATTTTGAATTGCTAAAAGGTAGAGTTTTAAAAATGGATTCTTTAATTAACGGATTATTGGAGTATTCAAAAATTGCTAAAGGAAAAAAGTCCAAAGAAATATTTAGCTTAAATAGTTTACTAATCGAACTAATTGAAATTTTAAATTATTCAGACAGTAGTACTTTTCATTTACCAGATGAAGATATTCAAGTATTTGCAAACAGATTAGAATTAGAGCATGTTTTTCAAAACTTAATTGGCAATGCTATAAAATATAACGACAAGGAAAAAGCATGTATCGATATATCAGCAATTACAACGGATAGCGAATATATTTTCTCTGTAAAAGATAATGGACCAGGAATAGATGATAAATATCACTCAAAAATATTTGAAATGTTCAGTCAGCTCGATAAAAATGATGAGACCAGCACAGGAATTGGATTAGCCATTGTTCAAAAATTGGTCGCTAAAAATCAAGGTACAATAACTGTTGATTCAGATGAAGGAAAAGGAACTACCTTTAAATTTACTTGGAAGATTTAATTAACTGAAATATAATCAATCTCTAGTTTAAATTTTTCATCCTTTTTATTTCCTATGAGGATTGCGATTTCTTTGATTTTATTTCCACTGAAGTTATCGATATCTAATCGATATCCTCTAAAAGAGGCATAAAAATCTTCTAATGGTATTTTGATTATTTCCCAAGTGTTAGAAGTTTTAAAAGTCTGTATGTGCCAATAACGCTGATATCTATTAGATTTAAGTCTTAGTTGATATTTCTTGTTATCTCCTTTAACTCTTAATTCTATGAACTTCGATGAAGAATTGAAATCGACAGATAAAGGATATCTAGTCATAGCAAAGCCTCCGTTATTATCGGTTGACACCATACCGGTAAAAACACCATTGCCGGCATCATTTAAATAAATTTGGGAGGAAGAAATTCCTCCCATAACTGTATCATTAGTTATTTGCCAATTAGAAATATTACAACCTTTTTCAAAATCGAATAAAACCGTTTTATCTTGGGTGAATTGTATCATAAATAATAAGGCGTATAGATATTTCATATTATAATTTTAAGCTTATAATTCCTGCATCAATTGGAAAAACCTGACCTGATATTGCATTTGATTGCTCAGATAGTAAATAAGAAGCTAAATTTGCAACTTCTCCTGCTTGTAAATATTTTTTCAAAGGATGACGATTTTCCATGTTTTCCTTTTGTTTATCATTTCTAAGAAGCTTTTCAGCTAAAGAGGTATCAGTAACTGTTGGAGCGATGCAATTAAATCTTACCTTAGTTGCAAATTCACCTGCTAATGATTTTGTTAAACCCTCTACAGCGGATTTACTTGCGGCAACACTTGCGTGAAATGGCATTCCCAACTTTGTAGCAACCGTACTGAATAAAACTACACTAGAATCACTATTTCTTAATTGTTTGATATAATTTTGAATTATTCTTACCGCTCCAATAACATTAATTTCGAAATCTTTTCTAAAATCGTCTAAAGACAATCTGTTAATAGGTTTTAAATTAATGCTTCCAGGACAATAGACCAAGCCATTAATTTCATCTCCTAATTCTGGCAAATCACTTGAAATAGCATCAATTGTATAATTAGTCACATTTGGATGTGTCATACCTTCAGTTCGACTAAAATTTATAATTCTGTGATTTTCCTTTAAATTTTCAATAACTGCTTTTCCAATTCCCCTGCTCCCACCTACTACTAAAATAGTTTTCATGATGTTTATCTTTTTGAGATTTTATTATTTGATATATTTCTTTGCCTTGTACATTTAAATCTTCCTTTCGGAAAATCTCTTTTTGCTTGGTGTTTCGTAGCACGACCAGAAACTCTTTTTCTCCACATTCTGAAACTGGCAGGCTTCATTTCTCTTCTCATTAGGTTAATTACTTCCTGCTCTTTTAAACCAAATTGAAATTTAATAGCATCGAACGTTGTACGATCTTCCCAAGCCATTTCAATAATTCTATCAATCTGTCTATCCGTCATAATAATCTAATTTTAAGAACTCATTCTTTAAGTCAATCATACGATTTATAAACTTTTTATTTTCAATATAATTCTTATTTTTTACGAATTTTATAAAGTTTCCATTTGCATGAATACTAAAGAAACTTGAATTATAAATCACAAGTTTGTAATAAGGGATACACCAAGAATAACGCTCCAATCTATTGGTAAAGTGAACTAAAATCCCATTCGGTCGTAACTCAATATTTCCATAATTTAATTCAGAAAATTGTTTTTGGCTAGGATATAACTTCTCACTTAATTCTTTTATAATTAACCTTCCTGAACCTATTCCGTTCATTCTAATTTTTTGAATTAAAGTGTATGGATTTCCTAATAGTTCTTTACTATGAACTTTAAAATCTTCGTTGTTGTATGTTGTATTAAAAATCATTCGTCTCTTAGCATTCTACTTCTATTATTAATCGTATGTTTCTTCAATATCCTTAAACTCTCACGGAGTACATCTTTGTCTTTTTTCATATTCCAAAGTATTTCGCTCGCTCTTTTCCTATTTTCTTTTATATCAACAATAGGACTAGGGTAATCTTTACCAATAATACAGTTATTAAACTGTTGATCTAATGGTGTCATTAAATATGGCTCATGAATAAATGGTACTGGTAAATTTGCTAATTCAGGTACCCATTTTTTAATAAATACAGCATCTGGATCGTGGTCGTGACTATTTTTCACTGGATTATAAATTCTTAAATTATTTATTCCTGTTTCACCTGCTTGCATTTGGAGTTGTGGAAAGTGAATTCCCGGTTCAAAATCTAAAAAATTCTTAGATAAATGATGCGTTGCTTGCTGCCATGGTTGCCACAAAATATGTGTAAAAAAAGAAACTAACATTGCACGCATTCTAAAATTTATAAATCCAGTTTCATTTAAACATCGCATAGAAGCATCCACTAGAGGAAAACCAGTTTGTCCTGTTTCCCAGGCTTTTATATATGTTTCAGAAATCGATTTTTTTAGCTTATGGTATCCTTTATTAATACTTGCGTTTTCCATGGTACATTCCATTTCAAACTTTTGTATAAAATGTGCTTGCCATCTCAATCTTGAGATAAATGCTCCTAAATGTCTCTTTTCTGAAGAGCTTTCTTTTAATTTCTTCGCTTTCTGAAATATTTCCCTAATTGATACATTTCCCCAAGCGATATAAGGAGATAATCGACTACAACTTGTTCTTGATGCTTCTGGTTTTGAAATATGAAACATATAATTCTCATACCTACCATCAAAAAATGAATTGGCATATTTCCAAGCAGTTTTAGTTCCGCCGTACTGAAAATTGCTGTTATCTTTTGTTTTTAAATTAGTTGTTCTAAAATACTCTGAAAGTGTATGAATTTCTGATAAGGATATAAAACATTCCTCAGAACCATTAAATTCAATTTGAGGCTGATACATATAATCTTCCCATCTCTCAAACCAATCATCTCTGTTTAATAATCCTCTTAAAACTCCGTTATTTATGGTTTCAGTCCATTCAATAGAATTATTTCTGCAATATCGAGCGAACTCTTTATCTCTGTTAAAAGTAATAAGTAAACCCGTTTCTTGATGAGAATAAACATCTGTTATAACATACTTAGTTTGAAGTTGATTAAATACAGCAAATATATCTCCTGTAACACTCAGTACTTTAGTATTGTACTCTGATAAAGTTTTATTTATATCGGAGAGAGATTGTTTGATAAAATTCCAATGACGATCACTGTAATGAGGATCGTTTAATAATAAATTTTCAAAAACATATAAGATAAGTACGCGTTTATTTGAATTTATCGCTTTATGTAATGCTTCATTATCATGTAAACGTAAATCTCTCTTTAACCAAACAATTGCTATATTTTCCTTATTCTTCATTAAATTTTAAACTAAAATTCACTTCTCTTTCGTCATGATTATTTTCTAAAGTTTCTAGAAATCCTTCTGCTTTTTCGAATAAAGTAGTTCTCTTTTCATCACTCATTTTATCCAAATTAGAAATCAACATTCGTAATCTTGGATTCTTTGATAAGAATTCTCTGTTCTTATCCATAAATCTCCAGAATAATCCATCCCAAATAAGTTGCCAATCACCATTAGGATAATCACTCATTTTCTTTACATAATTACTACTACTTATGTACGGTTTTGTAGACATTAGTCCACCATCAGCAAAAAGACTCATACCATATACATTTGGAACCATTACCCAATCATAAGCATCAATAAATAACTCCATAAACCATCTATATACTTCATCAGGATCAAATTCACATAGCAACATAAAATTTCCAAGTATCATCAATCTTTCAATATGATGTGTATATGAAGTTTTAATAACTCTTTTAATTGTTTTATCGATTGGTAAGATTCCTGTGGTACCGTCATAAAATGAATCAGGTATTTTTCTTGAATGTTTCCAAAAGTTTTTCGTTCTTTCTTCTGAACCTTTTACCATATAAACTCCCCTTATAAATTCTCGCCACCCTAAAATTTGACGCACAAAACCTTCTAAAGAATTGATTGGAATATCATTTTTAGTTGCATAATCGATAGAAGACTCTATTACATATTTTGGTGAAAGCAATCCGACATTGATTAAAGGAGATAAAATACTATGATGTAAAAAATTTCTATCCTGTAAAATAGCGTCCTCGTAATCTCCAAACTCATGAAACCTAACTTCGTAAAAATCTCTTAACCAATCTTCAGCTTCTTTATAAGTAGACGGATAAATTTGAAAATCATGAAGTTCTCCGACATTATCTTTAAACTCTGAATTCACATAAGAAACAGCTTTCTTAAAAAATTCATTTGTATCAGGAAATATTACGACAGGTGTAATTTTATTCTTTGGATATTTTTTACGATTATCCACATCATAAGTCCATTTTCCTCCTACAGGTTCTCCATTAGTTACCAGAACATTTCGCTTTAATCGTTGTTCTTTATAAAACGAGGTCTGAAAAAACTTCTTTTTAGTTTCTTTGAAAAAACTAGATAAATCATCTTTGGTATTGAGAAAGAGAGGATTTTCTAACCAATTAATCCTTAGATTCTCTTTTACTTCAGATATTCTTTTTTCCAACCAATTATCAGTTGGATCGAAAATAGTTACTTCTTCTATCCCTTTTCTTAATATATATGAAAGTAAATTTCGAGTATCACTAAGTTCATTTTTAGCATCTATATAATTTACTTTAAAACCAATATTCGATAAATAATCCTCATAAAATTTCATAGATGACCTATGAAAAACAAGTTTTTGTTTATGAAAATTATATTGGTTAAAAAATAATGTCTCTTCCACTAGAAATACTGTTGTATCACTAGAAACAAAATCTTTAAGATTTTGAACCAACTGATGGGGAAATATGATTATGCTTTTGTTCATTTAAAATAATATAGGTTGTAGCCACGTGCGCTGAAACTTTCCGTTCGAATCATATCTTTCAGCCTGTAGTTTAATATTAAACTTTCTATCTCTCGGATCATTTCCAACACCTGCAACATATTGCCAATTGCCATAATTGCTATGCACATCGTAATCTAATAACATACTTTCAAAATATGCAGCACCAATTCTCCAATCGAGTAATAATTCTTTTGCGAAATACGATGCTACATTTTGTCTACCTCGATTACTCATCCATCCTGTCTCTCTTAATTCAATCATATTAGCATTTACAAAAGGTTCACTTGTTTCACCATTAATCCATTTTTGAACTAAGGTTTTAGATGTTTTCCATTCATAATTTATTTGACGAATCCCTTCTAATTTGAACAAATCATTTCCGTGTTTCATAGAAATAAATTTGAAGTAATCTCTCCAAATAAGTTCAAAAATCAACCAATACGTAGAATCATTTTTTTCGACAGTTTTTTCGTACTCTTTAACCTTCCAATAAATAGTTTTTGGCGAAATACAACCATTAGCCAACCACGGCGAAAACTTGGAACTATATTCTGTACCTAAAAGCCCATTTCTTGTTTTCTTATAAAATGAAAGGTTTTCAGTTTCGAAAAAATACTCTTGTAACCTCTTTAAAGCTGAATGCTCTCCACCTTGAAATGGAAAGGCAGTTTGAGTGGTAATATTGTAATTCGTAAATCCTAATGTCTCAAGAGTTATTCTTTCATTTTGCTCATTTAATAAGTTCTCTTTACACTTTTTATTAGGGTAAACAACGTTCTTTACTTTTGAGTATTTCTGAACCTTTTTTCTAAAATCTGTGAAAACTTGAGGTGTTTGCTGAATTTTAAAGGAAAGATCAGATGGGTCATATAAAAGCTGATCATAAAATTCAAACACCTCAATATTCTCTGGAATTAATTTCTTTATATCATTAATCTCCTCTGTTTCTTCGTATGTAAATTCTTGTTGAAAAAAAAGAGCATCCGCGTTATGCTTCAGACAAAATTTAGGCAAAAAAAGTTGCGGATGCTCATAACATAAGAAGAGAGAAATGTTTAATGCTTTTAAATTTACACGTAATTCTTCTGTTGATTCTAATGTGAATTTAGCTCTATATTTTTCTGTTTTTTTGAAACCAAATTGGGTGTTTTCATATAACCTAGGGTTAAAACAAAACACACCTATCACTCGCTCATACTTGTCGCAAGCTTCGTAAAGTGCTTTGTTATCATTAACTCTTAGGTTGTTTGTAAACCAAACTATTGCTGTTTTTGACTTTTGCATTTTTTACTACAGTATTTTACATTATCCCAATCTCTCTCCCATTTTTTCCTCCATTTAAATGGCCTTTCGCAAACCAAACATATTTTTGTTGGCAAATGTTGTTTTTTAACTCCTCTCATTTTTCTGCTACTAAAGCATTTATCATTCCATTAAAAACAAATGCATGGAATGGTAATACTGCATACCAGTAAATTCTTCCCCAAATACCTTTTGGTCGAAAAACTGCACGTTGATATAATTGATTTTTTACAATTTTAAACTCTAACCAAGCTTCACCAGGTAATTTCATTTCAGCAAATAATAATAATCGCTTTTCATTTTTATCAGCTAAAAGAACTCTCCAAAAATCTAAAGGATCGCCTGGCTCTAAATAAGTACTGTGAGTTCTTCCTCGTCTTAAACCAACTCCTCCAACTAACTTATCTGTATATCCTCTAATTTTCCATAACCAAGTGTAACTATACCACCCATTTTCTCCACCGATCGACCATATTTTTGATAATGTCACATCTTCATCTAATATTTTTCTCGATCGAATATCCTTGAAACAACCAAAATGTGGCATTCTAACATGCTTACTGAGTTGGTCTTTAAAGACTCCACTACTTATAGCGTCTTTCCAACTAGAAATTACCGCGTTTTGTTCGATTTTTTGAAATGCTAATGAAACTGCTTCAGAGTATTTAATTGGCTTAACATCTAAAATTTCATTAATATTATTTGGCTTTGCTACTATTTCAACTTTCATACTATCAACCAAAGCCTTTGCTAAATTAAATGATGTAGATGTCACAAAATATAACCAATATGAAGATAGTTTAGGTGTTAAAACGGGCAAAGTCAATATATACCTTTTCAACCCTCTAACTTTGCCAAACTCCAGTAGCATTTCTTTGTACGTTAATACTTCTGGGCCGCAAATATCAAATGACTTATTTAGCACTTTCTCATTACCTAATGCTTTAACTAAAAAGTTCAAAACATCTCTAATTGCTATCGGTTGAGTTTTGGTATTTAACCATTTCGGTGTTATCATTACTGGTAACTTCTCAACAATATCGCGTATAATTTCGAAAGAAGCACTTCCACTTCCTACTATAATTCCTGCTCTAAAAGTTGTTAACGAATATTCTGATGAATGCAGAATTTCTTCTACTTGTAAACGAGATTTTAAATGTTTTGACAATGAATTGTCATTTACAATTCCGCTTAAATAAAGTACCTGTTTGCATGATGTTTTCTCAATTAGTTCCTTAAATTTTGAAGCACATTTCTTCTCTAATGTTTCGAAATTTGCTGAACTAGTAGACATTGAATGAATTAGATAATACGCT contains:
- a CDS encoding sensor histidine kinase; its protein translation is MYRLNSTFLWYTLFCISILFFNHSGYGISSIHKGEAQEHSKNPVVSQNTETLLDSGWEFYWNKLIEPEDFSELSKPDSIVELKSWTLFKLNKKHLPSFGYATYRLRFTLPLNRPSSSIFIPPAYAASKTWVNGKLISEIGKVTNVRNDVLHRRYRQTIPLDIHESNFEIIIQVVNFYHNKGGLDKPLSIAESSYLNSKNRNKIIADMLFIGCLGFIGLFFLLFFFFYWNKDKAIFYIGIACVSLSYMALSSRYAPLAELFPTMSWALLTKVEYISLFYSGTAVSLFFNTIFKDYTHELYYKILIVGFYTLSFLVIVLPAPHFTKFVLPFLIYMLLNILYAFYITIKSIKEKKHDSILLISGVLLGLIVFFLHIFIFIGKLENLIIYVNFGYVLVFLMLSMLLMFRFSRSFVQLELSRELAINQRIEISRKSNELTNVNKELKENLIQLENYNAELDSFNHIVSHDLKAPLVAMHSLITFIEEDLDLELDKNAKKHFELLKGRVLKMDSLINGLLEYSKIAKGKKSKEIFSLNSLLIELIEILNYSDSSTFHLPDEDIQVFANRLELEHVFQNLIGNAIKYNDKEKACIDISAITTDSEYIFSVKDNGPGIDDKYHSKIFEMFSQLDKNDETSTGIGLAIVQKLVAKNQGTITVDSDEGKGTTFKFTWKI
- a CDS encoding CIA30 family protein; protein product: MKYLYALLFMIQFTQDKTVLFDFEKGCNISNWQITNDTVMGGISSSQIYLNDAGNGVFTGMVSTDNNGGFAMTRYPLSVDFNSSSKFIELRVKGDNKKYQLRLKSNRYQRYWHIQTFKTSNTWEIIKIPLEDFYASFRGYRLDIDNFSGNKIKEIAILIGNKKDEKFKLEIDYISVN
- a CDS encoding SDR family NAD(P)-dependent oxidoreductase, producing MKTILVVGGSRGIGKAVIENLKENHRIINFSRTEGMTHPNVTNYTIDAISSDLPELGDEINGLVYCPGSINLKPINRLSLDDFRKDFEINVIGAVRIIQNYIKQLRNSDSSVVLFSTVATKLGMPFHASVAASKSAVEGLTKSLAGEFATKVRFNCIAPTVTDTSLAEKLLRNDKQKENMENRHPLKKYLQAGEVANLASYLLSEQSNAISGQVFPIDAGIISLKL
- a CDS encoding TIGR03643 family protein, producing the protein MTDRQIDRIIEMAWEDRTTFDAIKFQFGLKEQEVINLMRREMKPASFRMWRKRVSGRATKHQAKRDFPKGRFKCTRQRNISNNKISKR
- a CDS encoding cryptochrome/deoxyribodipyrimidine photo-lyase family protein, coding for MKNKENIAIVWLKRDLRLHDNEALHKAINSNKRVLILYVFENLLLNDPHYSDRHWNFIKQSLSDINKTLSEYNTKVLSVTGDIFAVFNQLQTKYVITDVYSHQETGLLITFNRDKEFARYCRNNSIEWTETINNGVLRGLLNRDDWFERWEDYMYQPQIEFNGSEECFISLSEIHTLSEYFRTTNLKTKDNSNFQYGGTKTAWKYANSFFDGRYENYMFHISKPEASRTSCSRLSPYIAWGNVSIREIFQKAKKLKESSSEKRHLGAFISRLRWQAHFIQKFEMECTMENASINKGYHKLKKSISETYIKAWETGQTGFPLVDASMRCLNETGFINFRMRAMLVSFFTHILWQPWQQATHHLSKNFLDFEPGIHFPQLQMQAGETGINNLRIYNPVKNSHDHDPDAVFIKKWVPELANLPVPFIHEPYLMTPLDQQFNNCIIGKDYPSPIVDIKENRKRASEILWNMKKDKDVLRESLRILKKHTINNRSRMLRDE
- a CDS encoding cryptochrome/photolyase family protein; the encoded protein is MNKSIIIFPHQLVQNLKDFVSSDTTVFLVEETLFFNQYNFHKQKLVFHRSSMKFYEDYLSNIGFKVNYIDAKNELSDTRNLLSYILRKGIEEVTIFDPTDNWLEKRISEVKENLRINWLENPLFLNTKDDLSSFFKETKKKFFQTSFYKEQRLKRNVLVTNGEPVGGKWTYDVDNRKKYPKNKITPVVIFPDTNEFFKKAVSYVNSEFKDNVGELHDFQIYPSTYKEAEDWLRDFYEVRFHEFGDYEDAILQDRNFLHHSILSPLINVGLLSPKYVIESSIDYATKNDIPINSLEGFVRQILGWREFIRGVYMVKGSEERTKNFWKHSRKIPDSFYDGTTGILPIDKTIKRVIKTSYTHHIERLMILGNFMLLCEFDPDEVYRWFMELFIDAYDWVMVPNVYGMSLFADGGLMSTKPYISSSNYVKKMSDYPNGDWQLIWDGLFWRFMDKNREFLSKNPRLRMLISNLDKMSDEKRTTLFEKAEGFLETLENNHDEREVNFSLKFNEE
- a CDS encoding DASH family cryptochrome; the protein is MQKSKTAIVWFTNNLRVNDNKALYEACDKYERVIGVFCFNPRLYENTQFGFKKTEKYRAKFTLESTEELRVNLKALNISLFLCYEHPQLFLPKFCLKHNADALFFQQEFTYEETEEINDIKKLIPENIEVFEFYDQLLYDPSDLSFKIQQTPQVFTDFRKKVQKYSKVKNVVYPNKKCKENLLNEQNERITLETLGFTNYNITTQTAFPFQGGEHSALKRLQEYFFETENLSFYKKTRNGLLGTEYSSKFSPWLANGCISPKTIYWKVKEYEKTVEKNDSTYWLIFELIWRDYFKFISMKHGNDLFKLEGIRQINYEWKTSKTLVQKWINGETSEPFVNANMIELRETGWMSNRGRQNVASYFAKELLLDWRIGAAYFESMLLDYDVHSNYGNWQYVAGVGNDPRDRKFNIKLQAERYDSNGKFQRTWLQPILF
- a CDS encoding DUF2256 domain-containing protein is translated as MRGVKKQHLPTKICLVCERPFKWRKKWERDWDNVKYCSKKCKSQKQQ
- a CDS encoding SDR family oxidoreductase: MKILITGTTGYIAKRLVLKLLEDNHELVCCVRDLNRIPDEIEYKENIEFLKIDFLEDDTPDFPEDIDAAYYLIHSMSTSSANFETLEKKCASKFKELIEKTSCKQVLYLSGIVNDNSLSKHLKSRLQVEEILHSSEYSLTTFRAGIIVGSGSASFEIIRDIVEKLPVMITPKWLNTKTQPIAIRDVLNFLVKALGNEKVLNKSFDICGPEVLTYKEMLLEFGKVRGLKRYILTLPVLTPKLSSYWLYFVTSTSFNLAKALVDSMKVEIVAKPNNINEILDVKPIKYSEAVSLAFQKIEQNAVISSWKDAISSGVFKDQLSKHVRMPHFGCFKDIRSRKILDEDVTLSKIWSIGGENGWYSYTWLWKIRGYTDKLVGGVGLRRGRTHSTYLEPGDPLDFWRVLLADKNEKRLLLFAEMKLPGEAWLEFKIVKNQLYQRAVFRPKGIWGRIYWYAVLPFHAFVFNGMINALVAEK